The window tttttttttgttttgaacaaGGGCATAATACAATcagtgtttttgaaaaaaatatttgttttcttcttaatatgtgtgtttatcctaaaacatcatataaaaaaaaacagagggaatATTAAATAGCTAAGCAGTGACATGAGCATAGGCATACTTAGACACATAATACATGCCAGTATAAGTTCATAACACCACACACATTACACCTAGCTATCACGTTAAAATCTAGGTCGGATTTGCAACAACAAAATATGTGTACTAAACTATGTGTGTTACACTGACttaaaccacaaaaaaaaattatttaactttGGGAAACACAAATTTATGGAAGAATTCAGACTAATTTATAAGGAAAAATATAACCCACGGATAAACATTTTTCGGAATATACAAAATCTAATTTGTATAGATGTTCAAAAATGTGATTTAGTTTTACACGATAGATAGATAACTTTTATAGTGTTTCAAGCTCGTTTCATTACCAATCAGCTACTAGTTCTTGGACAAACCATAAAATCTTTACTACAAACTTTTGAAATAATCTGACTTGTATAATGAGTAAAAGATTGGATGCCCCGAATTGAAATGCACGGAACTGGTCCTCATGCCTTGCAATCGCGACTCGCAAGggtatttttataataataattgacTTTTATGAACTGTCCTAAACTAACCTAAGAATAATTCATGCTGAGTTTTGATTTCTTGTGAACAGCAAAATCAAAACTGCGATATAATTAAAAGTTATAGTTATGAACTTATGCCATATTTATTTATACAGCAAGCTCAAAATGACATATGAACTAACACATGTAAGCAAATGATTGATTAGCACaagtattttatattcttaaacaCAATATTAATGCACTATATTTTActatcataatatatatatagtaattcaCTGTTTTATTATATTGGTTGATACCGCCATGAGGAGATCTCTTCTTTGAATCTCTTTTATGGTAGTCTTTTTAATGTCATTATAATTTATTAGAAGATAAAAAGTTGTATAGTTCCGTAGACTAAATTTATATGAGTTTCGTCAACAAGAACATATCTATTCTTCTCACCACATGCCCTAATAATACTAGCGATGTTTCAAACATAAACATCAAAAGAGAAAATAGATAATTAAAAGAAACTTTCCGGTCATCTGTGATGACTTGCTCACGAATCGTTCGTCTTAAAGTAGATATGGCTAACTTCACAGATCCCGATAAAGCAAAATCACGGCCTTCTATGATCCTCTTTGCGTACTTTTACTGCAGTTCATCCAAACATattctcaaaatatatttagtttgagaggtgttcaaaaaaaaaatatctagtTTGAGTTGTTTCAACATAAAGCTAACCATGATGTGAATGTGAATATACATGACAATTACAAATATACACCCTTTTCATCAAAACCCTCTTGATATTTTTAAGTACCAATGACTTTTAGAACTTTACATCACTTCCAAATATCGTTCTAAAGTGAATCGCAATACTTTAGTTTGACGTTAGCAATTTCTACATAACTTAAACTATACATGAATTTAGATTACAGTATATTTTCGATCTGTTGTATGCTTTCATTCTGATTCTAGAATTTCCATCCACCAACTTTTTATTATCtttctgaaaattttatttgacTTTTTCGCCCACCAACTTTTAATTATTCTTGGATAAACTCATTACGTTTTGTTGTTTAGTGGGAGTTTAATTAAAATCCGTgggttataatttttataaacgaGTTTATATGTCAAATATATATGCaacaacaaatatatattctatattGTTGGTACTCGTTGGAATACGACGTTTTGTATGTATTTGACCGTTAAGAACGCCCTCGTTGgctatttgattatttctccCTTCTTCATAATATAATAGTATCCAATAATTTGAAATTCTTTGTTCTTAATTAGTCATCCCTATGAGTAGATTGGtcttatcaaatattttaatctaTAATTAAATCCATAAAACAACTTGTCTACACCGATGGCATTATGATATGACAacaacatttttggatttttttgagTTGAAGTTTGAACCATAAAACTAGTTCCGGGCCATGCAGCCTTTTaccacaaaaaaataaaatgtttatttccggTTCAACCCACAAGATTGTTAATCTAAGTTAGCTGGAACCCAGATAATAAGATTGGAGCATGCCAGATAGAATACATCACTATTTCAACTTTTATAGTTGTTGATTAAGACATAAATTCCATATAAGGGAGATTAATATGTCACTGATGCAATTATTCCAACCAAGTCGATTAATATAACAAACATTAATACTAATTAGGCATTTTACCAAACATGATTTAAAGGAAAAAGGGATCTTGTGATCCAAGCAACATATAAACGCAACTCAAAAGATGGGTTTGGCCAAAGTCCCTTTCTCGCTCTCCCACACGTCTCCCTAATCCATCCCTCTATCTAGACCAAGAGAGAAGAAAACCTCAAGACTTAGtatgtttctctctctctccccctaAACAATACCAGaaacgtctctctctctctctctctctcctccaaaGAATAATATATGCTAACGTCGTTGTCTTAAGATATATAAACTCTGTTTTCAAAGGAAAACCTTACAACAACACCCAGAAAACGCCTCTACTACttgatctctctctttctctcgccTCTAGCTAGATAGGTAGAGGTTCTGTTTACTGAGAAAAAGTTCTATCTTACCCTCTATATGTTTCTCATCTATGTGACTTGATCAACAAGTAAATGATGAGACAGAATCTGAAAAAAGTTGAACACATCAAACAAGACGAGTCTATGAAGATGTTTCCTTATGTCCTCGGTTTGAATAATTCTTCTGGGAACAGCGCAAAGAGACCTAAGCCTAAGCTTgtatatcttcttctcttcacaCTTGTCTCAAGTTGTTTTGTCTTTGCTCCTCACCTCTTTTATTTCCCTTACCCCTCTGCTCTCTTTCTCATCGGTATGATTCTTCTTCTAACTTGTATCACAAGCAAATTagttctctctgtttttttgttAGTAACCTAAACTACTTTTACTTCATATGTTGTTGCAGATTCTTCAATAAAAGAGATTGAAGATAGAGTTTCGCAGAACATTACTGACCCTCCCAAACCGTCTAAAAATGGTTAGTACTTAATCCTCTGCTATGTTTCTCATCCATAACATCCTTCCTCTATCTTGTATTCCAAGTAACTCacttctgtctttttttttgttgttaaccTAAACTAATTTCACTTCATATGTTTTTGCAGATTCTTCAATAAAAGAGATTGAATACCTTGTTTCACAGAACATTACAGAACCTCCCAAACCGTCTAAAAATGGTAAGTACTCAACCCTTTCTTTCCTTCCATTCTTGTAACTTCAAGAAAAGGGTTCTAAGtgcttttttttcttcctctgGTGATTATACAGAAGAGAGCATATTATGTGACAGAACCGGTTATCGTTCAGACATATGTTTCATGAAAGGAGACATCAGAACACACTCTCCTTCTTCCTCCATCTTCCTCTACACCTCCAGTGATGACCATGTCTCCCAAGAAATAATCAAACCATACACAAGAAAGTGGGAAACTAGTATTATGGACACCATCGGTGAGCTGAAACTTGTGAAGCTTTCCGGCGATAAGCATAGCTGCCAAGTCACCCACGAAGTGCCAGCCGTGCTATTCTCCACCGGAGGATACACCGGAAACCTCTACCATGAGTTCAACGACGGGCTCATACCTTTGTTTATAACATCTAAACGTTACAACAGAAAGGTTGTCTTTGTGATTGCTGAGTATCACAAGTGGTGGGAGATGAAGTATGGAGATGTTATCTCTCAGCTCTCTGATTATCCTCTCATTGATTTCACCAAAGACAAGAGAACTCACTGCTTCAAGGAAGCTATCGTTGGTCTTAAGATCCATGGTGAGTTAACTGTGGATCCTTCTCAGATGCAAGACGATAGAACAACTATCACTGAGTTCAAGAACCTACTTGATCAAGCTTATAGACCAAGAATCAACGTACTGGACGCTGCAGAGGAGCGTCGGTTCAAGGGAAAAGCAGCAAAGAGAAGAAACGCTAAGAAGCCTAAGCTAGCTTTGTTCTCAAGAACCGGTTCTCGAGCCATAACAAACGAAGACCAGATGGTGAAACTGGCTCAGAGGATTGGGTTTCAAGTCGAGGTTTTGAGACCTGACAAAACAACAGAACTAGCAAAGATCTACAGAGTTCTCAACTCAAGCACAGTCATGGTTGGGGTGCATGGAGCAGCAATGACTCATTTTCTGTTCATGAAACCTGGAGGTGTCTTTATTCAGATCATTCCACTAGGGACAGATTGGGCAGCAGAGACGTATTACGGAGAACCGGCAAAGAAGCTTGGTCTAGACTACATTGGTTATAAGATTCTTCCAAGAGAGAGCTCACTGTATGAACAATATGATAAAAATGATCCAATCCTAAGAGATCCAAGAAGCATCACTCAGAAAGGATGGCAGTTCACAAAGGGGATATACTTAACCAAACAGCAAGTGAGGTTAGATCTGAGGAGATTCAAGAAGATTTTGAGTGATGCTTATGCAAAATCAAATAGATGACCTGCAATGTGTTTTCacaagttgttgttgttgtaactGTATAGTCTGCACAAAAAAACAGTAAATgcaaagttctttttttttttttcccaaattgaaattatatatataccacACCGATTTTTACATCCATCACCACCTTCCCGGTCTACTATTCCAGAATATACCAAAAAATACCGCTAGCATGACTAAACACTAATCCACGCCCAACAATGGCGGACCAAAAAAATTACAGACTCCTCTTAACCATCAGATGAATTTCTTTCACTCGCATAAATGTGATCTAGCCATCTAGGGTGACCAGCAGCCACATAAGACTGAGCCAAACCAAGACTCATTACACTCTGAGCAATGAAAGATGCGCATCTGACTGTCACCGGTGATCCGATCCTTAATTCCCAAGCCTCAAAAGCTTGCAGCTCTCTCTTTATTTCTGAGGCTTCATATTGCAAAGCTGGCCAGGATATAGGTTTTTCAACTGCCTCCACAAAATCCCCAAAAGTTGAGACAAACCTAACCTTCTTCTTTCTCAAGCTCTTCATACTCTCCATTACCCACAACCATACCCGAAGCTTGGCCTCCCCCACTGTCTTCACATCCGAGAAGGCTCTCCTACTGTGTTCCAACACTCTGCCATTCTCATCTTTTACAATCCAAGCGGCCCCCATAGTGTCATGACGCTTCGACCAATCCATATCAAACTCACACAAGACCCAGCCTCCTGGAACAGCCTGATTCTCTTGCGTAGCCCCCTTCATACGCACACTTGCCTCTACTTCTTCCATGCCATTTTGCACTTGTTGCGCAAGGAACCAGGCGTCCGCCTCTTTTTTCACTTTCCTTGAGATTTCCTCTGCATCAAAGGATTTACCTTCAAAGATAAAAGTGTTCCTATTCTTCCACAGAAACCACAGCATCCACGGCCACCTTCGTACTGCTTCACCATCAGTCGTAACAGCCTTACTCAGCCTCAATAAATAATCCAAATTTTCATATATAGACTGATCATTAAACCCCTTCCGAGGAGAAGGTATATTAGAGAGTGCCCAACACTGCCTGGCTAGATGACAACTGAACAGCACATGGTTCACTGATTCTCCTTCGAATCCACACAGTTGACATCTCTCATCACACTTCATTCCTCTCTCACTTAGCAATTCAGCAACCGGAAGGGCTTGTGAAAGAGCTTTCCAAagaaaaatctttatttttggAACAGACTGCACTTTCCAAACCTGGGCTTTGAGAGTGTTAATTGATGGGAACGCTTCCACCCAGCTGCGCAGGTCTTTACTTTTTTCTTGGGACGCTAACCAATACCCTGATTTAACTGAATAGGCCCCTGATTTGTTAAATTTCCACGTCCAGAAGTCTTCTTTGGAGGTAACAGGTTGATTCTTGATGAGgatttgaatatctgatggcacGAAGACCTCCTCCAGCGCCTGTACGTTCCATCTTCTGTTCTGAAAATCGATCAAATCTCTTGCCCTCAGGTTAACATTAAAGGTGCAGTTTTTAATCCAGGGCGCCCTCAATCCATACCCATCTGCTTCATCCTCCATCCATCTATCAGTCCAAACGTTGATTGAGTTTCCATCTCCAACTCTCTTCTGTAGACCTTTAATTAACAACTCTCTCCCAAACAACAAACTTCTCCATGCATATGATGGCCTGTCTCCAATTTTGGCTTCCAAGAAGTTTGAGTTTGGAAAGTATCTACTCTTGAGGAGCTGAGCCAATAAGCAGTGAGGGGCCGATAATACTTTCCATGCCTGTTTTGCCAAAAGCGCTTGATTAAAAGCTTCCAGGTCTCGAAAACCCATTCCTCCACTCTCCTTTGACAAACAAAGTTTCTCCCACGCAATCCAGTGAATTTTTCGAAGATGAGCATCAGAACCCCACCAGAAGTTGGCCATAGCACCCGAGATATTGGCAATTACTTTTTTCGGGAGTTTGAAAACTGACATCGGAAAGACAGGGAGCGCTGAGGCTGtcgtttttaataaaatttcttttcCACCCTGCGACAACTTCCTCAGATACCATGCATTCAACCTTCCATTCACCCGGCTTCTTAAGTAATCCAGTAACTCTATTTTCGACCCACTGAAGCACTCCGGCAACCCCAAGTACTTGCTTGACCCTCCTTCATTCATAATACCCAACACTTCTTGGATCACCACTTTACACTCGTGATCAATCTGTGCCCCGAATGAGATTGCTGACTTCTGTAAGTTAATAGTCTGGCCAGTCGCTTTACCATACCTCAGTAACACCTCATGAAGAATCTGAGCTTCATTTTGAGTAGCTTTACACATGAAAAGGCTATCATCTGCGAACAAGAGATGATGGACCGAAGGCCCCTCTTCAGAGAATTTCAAACCGTTGAGCAAACTCATCCTTTCCGCTCTGTTCAGTAGATGTGTGAGACCCTCAGTACAGATAACAAAAAGAAACGGAGAGAGAGGATCTCCCTGGCGTAATCCACGCTGAGGTCTGATCATTCCAAAGGGCTTGTCATTCACCAACACTGCGAAGGAGACAGAGGATACACACGCCATCACCAAATCAATCCAAACCGTGGCAAACCCAAGAGCTTCCATCAAAGTTCTGAGATAGCTCCACTCCACCTTGTCATACGCCTTTGACATGTCCGTTTTTACCACCATATACTCCTTCATGATTGACTGGTTAACACGTAATGCATGCACAGCTTCATGCGCAATCCCAATGTTATCAGTGATTAATCTCTCCGCCACAAATGCTGATTGATTAACAGATATTATCTCTGGAAGCAGGGGCTGTAAACGACGAACAATCACCTTCGAGATGATCTTATACAGCACCGAGCACAAACTTATCGGCCGCAGATCAGCCATAGTCTCCGGGTCTTGAACTTTTGGCAACAAGCATAGATAGGTAAAGTTCCAGTCCGTCGGCATTCTCCCTCTTTCAAAGAAATTCTTCACTTCCAAAGACACCTTAGTTCCCACTTCTTCCCAAAACTGCTGAAAGAAGAGACCCGACATTCCATCGGGACCTGGGGCGCTTGAAGCTTTAATACTGAACACAGCACTTTTGATCTCTTCTTCTGTAACTTCCGCCATCAGCCCCTGGTTCATTGCATCTGAGACTCTTGGAACCATCTCCTGGAACACTTGCTGGTAGCTTGGTGGATTAGAAGACTTGAACAATTCATTAAAGTAGTCTAGTGCCACCTGAGCTTTTGCTTCTTCTGACCATCGCTCCACTCCATTTACATCCTTGATTTTAATCAGCTTTATCTTCGCTCTGTTCGCCTTAACTGATTCATGGAAAAAATTTGAATTTCGATCACCATATTTGAGCCATTTTTCCATACTTTTTTGTTGCCAGAaaagttcttcttctttataaGCTCTGCACAGCTCCTTTCTTATCACTCTGATCGCATGCCAACAAGGATAGTTCCTAGATTGAAACCATTCCaatcttctctccaaaatgtGTATTCTATCTTTGGCATTGAAAATCCGTTCTTTCTTCCAAGTGCTCAACACTCCTCTGCAATCTCTTAACCTTTTCACTACACTTCGATTGACCGACCCAACCTCAGAAATTCTCCACGCTTCAATGATCTTTTGTTTCACCCCTGGTTGAAACAAAAATTTCTTATCAAACCGAAACAGACCTGCCTCCCGCGCTTGAGAAACCTGAAACTTCACCAGAACAGGTCTGTGATCCGAACCACGCTTATCCAGAAATTTCTGATTAGAGGCTGGAAAAGCTTGCAGCCACGCCTTGTTTCCAAAAGCTCTGTCCAAACAGCATTGAATCCACTTTTGCCATCTCTGTCCCGCCCATGTGAATCTGATCCCTGACGATTCCAGCTCTTCCATTCCACAAGCGGAGAGCATATCCCCAAAAGGCTTAAAGGAAGATTCCGGTCTCTGCGGACCACCTATCTTTTCATCGTTACTTAGGATCTCATTGAAGTCTCCTATCAAACACCACTTTTCTCTTCTTCTGACTCCTATCCTACTAATTCTTTCCCATACAATCTCTTTCCCCTCTGATGCCGGTTCTCCATATATacaagagagaaaaaaactgACTTCACCATAATGAACCTTCATATCGATCAGATTCTTATCCGCATACTTAATATCTAGCTTGATGTCGCTTTTCCAAAATAATGCCAAGCCTCCACTCAAGCCCCTCGGGTTAATTGTAAAAACTCTATCATAACCAAGCCACTGCTGCAAATCCACTAAAACATCTCTACAATTCTTTGTCTCCATCAAGAACATGATCTCCGGAAAATGTGTTTGACGTATTTCCCGGAGCCGCTGAATTGTCAGGTCTTGAGTACGCCCCAAGCCCTGGCAATTCCAACTGAATATGCTCATTACAAATTGGGCGATCCCTCCCTTGGGATCACCTTTGGGGTTTTAGACTTCGCCGAAACTAAAAGCTCCCCAACTTCAGTCTCTACCTTCCTCTTCTTGCTCCCTTCTACTCTCTTCCCAGCCGCTTTATCCCACAGAAACCCTTCCTCCTTCTCCGCAGCCAACAAAGGTCTAGGCTTTCTTCTTGATTTAGGAGGGCGCCTGCGGTGGTATGTTCTCTTCATAGTCCCGGACGAAGCACATGGTTCCGAGAAACCAGTGCTAAATACCGTAGAACCATCAGAAGAACCCATAAAGTTGCCTCCAAAGATTGCATCTTCACTGTCCACCATCGATATGTTTCCTGCATTCCATCTCCCTGCAGTGCCAGCTCTGATAGCAGAAGCCATTAATTTCTCCTGTTGAGCTCCGCCCGACTTCAGCATATTAGCTTCCTCATACGAGAAAACGTGCCCTTTGCCTTTGTTAAAGTCCTGAGACATAGTTGGGGGTGCCTCCAGCCTTAACACAGTCCGCTGCAGAAAGGGGTCTTGTTCTACCGCTGCAACCGAGCTTCTCACTCTGTCCTCCCTAACCACTCTATCTTCATCAGTGGCCAACCTCAGATATTGTCTCATCTCGTCCAGCACCTCTTTCACAATTTTTGGCCTTCCCGTGATTGGATTAATCCCTACCTGATCTTCTTTAAGCACACCAAAAAGGGGATCATCTTCTTCCAAGACAGTTCTCTTTAGTTCCAACTCCTTTGAGATCCTCTGACGCCTTACTAGAGCTTCATCTTTCCTTCTCTTCACTACCAGAGGGCAAATGCTTTGCTCATGGTTTAACCTTTGACAAGTGAAGCACCGCTTCTGAATCCTCTCATAGTTGTAGTGAATAGTCACCGGTTTCGCTCCTTTGATATTGACTACCCTTGACATCCTCAAAGGATTCGCCACATTAAATTTCACCATAACCCTTTCATAAGGTTGAGTTTGTGGTTTCTGAGGGTCGAAAATCACCTCTTTAACTTCTCCTACCAGATCTCCCAGCGCCATGATAGCTTCTTTTGTATAATAGTTCATGGGAATGTTACTTATACGAATCCACAGGGGAATAAACTGCAGATAATCCTCCGGAGGCTCTTCCACCCACCTTTCTATCACCAGCGCCCATTCATTGAACGTATGAACACCTTTCTCCAAAACGTCCATTAGATCGTGCTCCTGGTCAAAAAAGAACTGAAACCGCTCCTGAGACAGAGCAACTCCTCGACAtttgccttctttttgccatttTCCAGGCATCCGCCAAATCAGAGTTGACATCTTCTGACATTCCGGATTTAAAATTCTTCCCACTAAACTCAGCTTGTTCTTCTCGTTCGAACAGAAACCCGGAAGATCCGGCATCTCGAacggttcttcttcttcttccaaagaTAGAGCCATTAAGGCTCTGTCCATAGCCGCCGACATCGATTATAGCGGTTTCACCCTTTCACTCCAACTAATTCCAAGTGATTTCCACCGATTAAACGTCTCCAATCACGCACTGAACTTCCAATAAGAGCCAAGAACCCTAGAACTTATCTTATCTTTTGCTGGAAAGTATGAAAAAGTACCATAAAGTGGTTGCGATGCTTAAAGATAACGTGTTTTTCTTGCTTTTCCTGGGACCCACACTCCACTCACTTATTTCCACTTGAGAGAGAAACTTAAGCCCATTCAGGGACGCTTTTGATGTCGCTCTCTCTTGCTCAAACTTTTCTCTTTTGCCCACTTTTGTAACGATTTAAAAATGTGACCGTGACATTAATGAATTCAATGTTATTGAGACAAGAACACCAAACTGCTAAGAATGGCTTAAACCAGAAGCATCTGTGTTACAGTCAGAAGCCATCTCAAGTTGAGTTCTTATTTACTAAGaagaaaaaatgaataaaactgAAGTGAGATGCTGAAAAAGAAGACTTCAGTGAGAAACTTTGCTTCGAGCCAAAGCAAGGGAACGTGTTATTCTTCAATACTCTTTAGTTACGTCCTCTTCTTCCCTATCTTTGATGATGAACGCACAGGTGGAGGTGTCTTTGCAGTTCTTACACCACTTTCACCTATGGAAGGCCAACAAACAAAACTTAGATATTGATTTTGTTCTGATAAAAAAAGCGTTAGTTATAAGACTTGTGAACGCTAAGATGTTACTAACCATTCTCAATTGGATTTCCTCCTATTGAGGATCTACGTGATCTTTCAGTTCCTGATGGCATTACACCTGTGAGTGATTGCCTTCTCAGTGTTTTAGCGTTGGTTGTGTGTGGCGACTTCACACCACTGAAATTATTTGAGACTCCAAGCGGTGACCGTGGATTTGTAGGAATGTTCTCCTTTCTGTGGTaacaaaaacgttttcaataaaCCTGCAGATGCATAATATTATGATAGACATAAAGTCATGTTCATACCTCTTCTCTGAGCCATTGATCAGCTTTCCGATTGTCCTCAGTGACTTCCGTATGTGTGAACTTTTTCCATTAGTCCTAGAATCCACAGAAATAAACTGTATCTCGTTTCTGGGATCTTCTTTAACAGGAGTCTGCAACAGCTGGAGTTGATGAATGCTTGTTCTGCCATCTACTTTCACTGCTCTGGTACGATAAGAGCTTACAGGAGGACTCAGTGGACTCTTGACCTGCTGCACCTCCATGGTGGGATCTCCTTTActattttcttcctttttacAGGACCTTGGACCCTCTATACTCAACCTTTGTGCACGACGAGAGGCCAAAGGTGACTTAACACCTTTTCTATCTTCAAGGTTTGCCTTTGCGTTGCTACAGTTTTCGATGCTTAATCTTCTCAGACGTGGAGGAGTTCTCTCTGTTGTAGCCATCGGCCTGCTTAAAGGAGATTTTATCTCCTTTACTCCACTGCAGGAAACACTGTTCCAGTCTCCAGAACCCAAAGCCTTCTTCAGGTTTTCAATCTGAAAGAAAGATACAACAAAAATGCTTGTTGGCTCACAAAATCTATACTCAACTGGAAATGAAATATTTGTTACTGTCTACAAACCTGCTCTTTGAGATGCATAACCTCTCTAGTTTCTTTGTGCGCACGAGCAACACCAAGTTCGACTGTGGAAACTCTTTGCGCGAATTTTAATGTACTGACTGTTTCCCCAAAGGAGTCTTCTTCAGGACTCAAATGAGCAAACATCAGTGTTTTGGCTTGACCTCCTGAAATATAGACACCACAGAAAGGCGTTGAATATCGTTTATTCACTAAAATAGAGAACTAAGGATTCATGTTAGTACCTAAGGCGTCTTGGAGTAGAAGAGTCAGCTTGCTGTTTCGGTAAGGGATGTGAGAATTCTTCTGAGCCAATGCATAAATCACATCTCCGAGACAAGAAAGAGATTTGTTGATATACTGTGCCTCCTTGAGTCTGTCTCCTGTAACCTCTGATTTATCTACTCTCTCGCTCCCTGCAAGATCCACCAGATGCAAGCAACTCCGGATTGTACCTCCAGATGTGTCTTTCCCACGTACGTGCACCATAAAAATACTACAAAAAGACAagaatttttagataatataattcCGAGTGTGTGTGTAGTTTTAAGTTGTGGAAAAGTACCTGTGAGACCGACTA is drawn from Brassica rapa cultivar Chiifu-401-42 chromosome A05, CAAS_Brap_v3.01, whole genome shotgun sequence and contains these coding sequences:
- the LOC103870476 gene encoding alpha-1,3-arabinosyltransferase XAT3; translation: MMRQNLKKVEHIKQDESMKMFPYVLGLNNSSGNSAKRPKPKLVYLLLFTLVSSCFVFAPHLFYFPYPSALFLIDSSIKEIEDRVSQNITDPPKPSKNDSSIKEIEYLVSQNITEPPKPSKNEESILCDRTGYRSDICFMKGDIRTHSPSSSIFLYTSSDDHVSQEIIKPYTRKWETSIMDTIGELKLVKLSGDKHSCQVTHEVPAVLFSTGGYTGNLYHEFNDGLIPLFITSKRYNRKVVFVIAEYHKWWEMKYGDVISQLSDYPLIDFTKDKRTHCFKEAIVGLKIHGELTVDPSQMQDDRTTITEFKNLLDQAYRPRINVLDAAEERRFKGKAAKRRNAKKPKLALFSRTGSRAITNEDQMVKLAQRIGFQVEVLRPDKTTELAKIYRVLNSSTVMVGVHGAAMTHFLFMKPGGVFIQIIPLGTDWAAETYYGEPAKKLGLDYIGYKILPRESSLYEQYDKNDPILRDPRSITQKGWQFTKGIYLTKQQVRLDLRRFKKILSDAYAKSNR
- the LOC117134139 gene encoding uncharacterized protein LOC117134139; translated protein: MSAAMDRALMALSLEEEEEPFEMPDLPGFCSNEKNKLSLVGRILNPECQKMSTLIWRMPGKWQKEGKCRGVALSQERFQFFFDQEHDLMDVLEKGVHTFNEWALVIERWVEEPPEDYLQFIPLWIRISNIPMNYYTKEAIMALGDLVGEVKEVIFDPQKPQTQPYERVMVKFNVANPLRMSRVVNIKGAKPVTIHYNYERIQKRCFTCQRLNHEQSICPLVVKRRKDEALVRRQRISKELELKRTVLEEDDPLFGVLKEDQVGINPITGRPKIVKEVLDEMRQYLRLATDEDRVVREDRVRSSVAAVEQDPFLQRTVLRLEAPPTMSQDFNKGKGHVFSYEEANMLKSGGAQQEKLMASAIRAGTAGRWNAGNISMVDSEDAIFGGNFMGSSDGSTVFSTGFSEPCASSGTMKRTYHRRRPPKSRRKPRPLLAAEKEEGFLWDKAAGKRVEGSKKRKVETEVGELLVSAKSKTPKVIPREGSPNL